In Candidatus Moanabacter tarae, the genomic stretch TCAAGTCCATGATCAAAGATCATCGGCCAGTATTTCTCCTCAGCCATTTCAACCGATCTATAGCCTATGTCGGCTGCAGCCGCAATTATTTCTTGGGGGGACAGGTCTCCTCTGTTAAAGGGCCAGAAACAAATTGATTGTTTTATAGACGCCATTTACGAGCAATATCCAAGGAATCAAAACTACCCGCAAGCAAGGAATTGATCCAGCATACTAAACCTCAACACTGCTACTAGAATTAAGATTAATCTGAACCGCAATCCCCAGAGCCAAAATCCAGTGGATTTCCATTTCGACATACAACAGGAAAGTGTTTTCCTGCATTCGCCATCAATTCGCCATCCTCAAGTTGAATAAACTCCTTCATCAGATGATCCCCTTTCGCGTTGAATCGTGCTTCTCCAGTCATATAGTGGATAGCTATTGCTCGACGCGGTCGAGAAGAAGGATTCATTGGTGAACCGTGCCACGTAACTGAATGGTGGAATGAAACTTCACCTGCCTTTACCGGCCAGGGTTGTGCGTTTATTGTCTGGATTGGGCTACCCTTAGGTGGTTTAAAACCTTCTAGTTCTCGAAATTCCTGCAACCCATTCAAGTCTCTCTTAGTTCTCAAAAATTCGCTCTGTGGTCCCCACCGATGGCTCCCAGGCACCATCCACATACATCCATTCTCTTCGTCTGCATCATCCATTGGTATCCATGCTGATACCGGCGTCAAAGGACTAATTGTGGGCCAAGCTGGTGCGTCTTGATGCCAATGAGTTGCTCCCCCGTGCTTAGGTGGTTTATACTGAATTTGATCGTGCCAGACCATGAGATCTGGATGGCTTGTTAAAAGGCTGACTGCCTTTACAATAAATGGATGGTAGAGGAGTCGCCTGAAAATCTCTGAGGCTTCCCAAATATTGATAATTTGCCACACCGGGTTCTGTGAGGTTCTTATAATTCGATCCTCTTTTTCGTAACCGGCAGCGTTTAGATCCCGAAATACTACTGGCCGCTTATCGCCTGGCTTAAATCCGTCAGGTCCGATATTAAGAATCCGTTGAAGTTCGTCTACTATCTCCTCCAGTTCAGCTGAATCGAGGATTCGACCACCATTGAGAAATCCATCCCTATTGAATTGTTCAATCTGAAGATTGCTAATCATTATCAAAAAATCGAAACCATAGATTCCATACGATAATAAAATAGATAATCACACTTTAGTACTTAAGTGAATATATCTTTATATCTTCACCACGGATAAGAAGAAACTTAACACCTAGGTGTCTAATTCCCATTTGGCACGCAGAGCTGATTCCCTTTCCAAAAGCGTTGGATGCGAATAATAAAACCTGCTGTAAAGCGGATGAGGAGTTAGATTGCTAAGATTTTTCTCTGTCAGCTTTCGTAGCGAACTAACCAAATCACCGTACCCTTCGACAGCATCGCTAGCAAAAGCGTCGGCCTCGAATTCCTGAGTTCGTGACCAGCAATTCATGAATGGAATAAACCAAAATGACACTAGACCACTCATAAGGGAAAAGAGGATAAAGGCAGGAGATATACCCTCGGTTAAACTGAATCCAAAACCTTCGTAAAACCATGGGCTCTTTAGAAGCCAGGAAAGTATGAAGAATGCCAGCAGTACAGAAAGCGCAGAAAGCAAAAGCATCCGTGGAATATGCCCTAGCTTATAGTGACCAATCTCATGTGCTAAAACTGACTCCAATTCGGTGTCTGAAATCTGCTGGATGAGTGTATCAAAAAGAACGATACGCCGGAATCGTCCAAATCCTGTGAAAAAAGCATTGGAATGCCCGGACCTCTTGCTGCCATCCATAACTTGGATCGACTTCGTTTTAAATCCAGTACGATCAGAAAGTTTCATTAAACGATCCCGCAAATCACCAACAGGCAGAGGCTCCAATTTGTTAAAGAGAGGCATAATAAACATTGGATAGAGAATCATTAAAACAATCTGGAGTCCGAATACGGCTGCTGATGCAAATAACCACCAACCAGAAATGGTTACAATCCACAAAAGAAAAAGGATCACCGGATATCCAATTGCTAAGGTTAACACAAAAACTTTGATTCTGTCTACAATCCAAAGCTTTTGTGAGCTTTTATTAAACCCAAACCTTTCCTCTAATCGGAACTGGCTCCACCAATCCCAGGGTATAGACGGAATTGCGATTACCATTCCTACAAGGAATAGGATAAGAGCATTTGCCCATGAAGAACCTCCGAGAATAGAATCAAGTCTAGCAAAAAGCCACGGGAGGAATCCACTAAGGATGACTAATCCTAGGAATATTGTATCAAATACCGTTTTCCATATCCCAAACAAATTTTTTGCTAAAGTGTAAGATATCGATCTTTTGTAGGTTTTGTTATCTATGAATTCTGAATATGCATCAGGAACCTGTCCTGAGAACTCTTTTACATATTGCCTGTTTTTAAATTCTAGCCAGAGCTCAAAACAAGATTTAGAGACCAACAAAACGATGAATAGAATAGTGACTTCTGACATTATTTCATAATTTTGCTAGACATGGGTATAAATTCGAGACTAAACAACGAGAAGATTCCGTTTAGCGTAATCAGTTAAATCGGCTGTTTCAAATTGGAATAGTCTATTTAAAAATTCCTTAGGTCATATGTCGGGAAAAGAAAATAAAGATCAATCTTTTGAAGAGGCCCTTGCTAATCTTGAATCTATAATTGATTCAATGGAAAAAGGTGAAACGCCTCTTGGAGAGCTCGTTGAAAAATTCGAAGAAGGAACTAAACTCCTTAAAACCTGCCAAAAGCAAATTAAGGATGCAGAACTCAGAATCGAAATTCTAAAGGAAGAAACTAATGAGACTAATATCGATAAATTTGAGTTGGACCCCGAGCAATAGTCCAAACCGTATGTAGATACATCTGAGGACTGGTTTCCGCGCTATGAAAACTTTGGGAGGTAGTTATTGCTAGGGAACTATCAGCCGGAAAGAGAGCTCACACTAAAAATTCTTAAAGAGACTTTCTAAGGTGTGTCCAATTTAATAAAAGCTACCATGGTTACAAATTATCCGTTAGTCATTACCCACCGCATCTTCAACCAGTTCACTTAACTCGATATGCAATTCGTTGAGTTGGCCAGAGTTGACAGAGCTCGGTGTCTCAGTAACAAGACACTGTCCTTTCTGGGTTTTCGGGAAGGCGATAACGTCACGAATACTCTCTCTGCCACATAAAATTGCAACAAGCCTATCGAAACCAATAGCGATTCCGCCATGAGGAGGCGCACCATATTGAAATGAACGAAGGAGATACCCGAAGCGATTTTCGACGACATCGGCGGGAATCTCCAATACATCTTCGAATACTTTTCTCTGAACATCGGATTGATGGATACGAATGCTTCCTCCACCTAGTTCAACTCCATTAAGTACAACATCGTAATGCTGCCCCCGTACATTCAGCGGATCAGAATCAAGTAATGGAACATCCTCTGGTACCGGAGCCGTAAAAGGATGGTGGGCAGAGGCGTAACCACCCATTTCTTCATCGTAAAGCATAAGTGGGAAATCTGTTACCCATAGAAAATTAAACTTTCCGGGAGGGAATTTCAGAATTCCTCTCTTTGAAAGCAATTGGGCACACTCCAAACGAATCCGTCCCATAATGGTACAAGCCCGATCCCAAGTGGTAGCAGCGAAGAAAATAATATCGCCGTCGTCTACTTTTAGGCGCTCATTTAAAGCTGATTTTTCCTCCTCCGAAAAGAATTTTAAAATCGGGGACTTCCACTCACCATTTTCTACCTTGATAAAGGCCAGACCTTTAGCCCCTAACGACTTTGCTGCGTCTTCCGTTTCTTTAAGCTCACCCTGGGTAATATCTGCAAGCCCCTTGGCATTAATCGCTTTCACTACGCCACCACTTTGAATGGCAGAGGAAAAAACTTTAAATTCACAATCATTGAAAATGTCGCTGAGATCAACCAACTCCAGACCAAATCGGGTATCCGGCTTATCAATTCCAAATCGATTCATAGCTTCACGATAGGAAAGTCTAGGAAATGGAGTACCGATTTCGACATCGAGGACATCTTTCCAAAGCCGTTTCAAAAGGCCCTCGACCAAAGCATAAAGATCCTCACGATCAATAAAGGAAAGCTCAATATCGATTTGCGTAAACTCGGGCTGACGATCAGATCTTAGATTCTCATCACGAAAGCACTTCACAATCTGGTAGTAGCGTTCAACCCCTGCTACCATTAAGAGCTGCTTAAACTGCTGAGGGGATTGTGATAGCGCGTAGAATTTTCCCGGATTGAAACGGCTCGGAACCAGGAACTCCCGCGCTCCCTCAGGAGTGCTCTTGAAGAGCAAGGGCGTCTCTATCTCGATGAATTTATTATCATCCATGAAATCACGCACTACCTTGTAGGACAGATGTCTTTTCTTTAGAAAATTGAGACTGCCTGGCCGGCGAAGATCCAAATACCTATAGGTAAGACGCAAATCTTCATTAACGTTGTCCGTCTTCTCATCGTTAACTGGGAATGGCGGAGTTTTCGAGCTGTTGTGAATAGAAAGCTTCTCCGCCTCCAATTCAACAGAACCGGTTTTCAACTTCAAATTTACCGTATCCTCGCTTCTCAACTTCACCGTCCCTGAAACTTCGATTACAGATTCCGGTTTCAGATCATTAATAACCTCAGTGAATTTAGAATCCGAAGGATCAATTACAACCTGTGTCAATCCCTCCCTGTCTCTCAGATCAATGAATAGGATTCCACCATGATCTCTTATTGAATTAATCCAACCAATAAGAGATGCCGAAATTCCTGCATCTTCTTTTGTCAATTCGCAGCAATGATGACTTCTATTCATTTTGAAAAATCGAGAAAGGAACGGTTAAAATGCCGGAACGCCCGCTCTCGTCAATAACTTCCAATACCAAACTATGAGTCCCGGACTCAAGTGCATCTATTGAAATATTGAAATCTTCGATCCTAGAATCGAATAATCCATCGGTCGGTCGTAGTAATTTGGGGGGTTGCCCATCAAGAGAAAACCATGCCTCGCGATGAATACTAAAGGAATCGGATGACCTGAATTTGAAATCGACATCATTTCCACGAATATTCTTACCTGAAAGTTCAACGCGTGGGGGAGAATTATCGATCAAAAAAACCTCACTGAGGCGTTCACCTTTAAGAGCACCATCTCTTCCATTATCCGGCTCATCGCTAGCAATTATTTTAACTCTATAAAACCCCTCCCTAAAACCATTTGTATTAAACGTTATAATCGGTTCCATGATTTTTTCAGCAAGTTTGATCCAAACTGAATCCTTAATGTTCTGAATGCTAAGCGAAAAATGAAGTCGATCGTTGTTAGGATCGAATGACTTCCACGCAACTGTAAGAAGACCTTCTTCCCCCCTTTTCTTTAATTTGAGCCGGGGGATTGGAGTCTGAATCAGCCTTCCAGGGTTTTTCTCATCCAACAGTTTATCTAAATCAATATTGGGAGGATTTATAATCGCATTGAGAAGTTTAAACCCAACAGGAATGACTCGAATCACTCCCAGTTGTGGGGCGAAATTTTTGGTCCCATAAAACAACCTCACATTCTCGATGCCTGATTTCAGATGATCGAATGAGGCCCGATATTGGATGTACCTTCCATTAGGGCTCTTAATAAGAAGCCCGCTCTCCGTCAAATCAACTGATTTCCAGTTTCCCCAAGTAGCATCCGGTTCCTTTGTGTTTCCAGTTCGAGTTGAAAATGCCCCAAAACTATCAACAGCATTCTCGCTTACAGAAAGAATTTTGCCCCATTTGGCTATTTGTTTAGCATCGTAGACCCTAGAAGTGTATTCTCCTGATTCAGCCAATGAACCTTTAAGGCGGTAAA encodes the following:
- the htpX gene encoding Protease HtpX; this encodes MSEVTILFIVLLVSKSCFELWLEFKNRQYVKEFSGQVPDAYSEFIDNKTYKRSISYTLAKNLFGIWKTVFDTIFLGLVILSGFLPWLFARLDSILGGSSWANALILFLVGMVIAIPSIPWDWWSQFRLEERFGFNKSSQKLWIVDRIKVFVLTLAIGYPVILFLLWIVTISGWWLFASAAVFGLQIVLMILYPMFIMPLFNKLEPLPVGDLRDRLMKLSDRTGFKTKSIQVMDGSKRSGHSNAFFTGFGRFRRIVLFDTLIQQISDTELESVLAHEIGHYKLGHIPRMLLLSALSVLLAFFILSWLLKSPWFYEGFGFSLTEGISPAFILFSLMSGLVSFWFIPFMNCWSRTQEFEADAFASDAVEGYGDLVSSLRKLTEKNLSNLTPHPLYSRFYYSHPTLLERESALRAKWELDT
- the ectD_3 gene encoding Ectoine dioxygenase, whose translation is MISNLQIEQFNRDGFLNGGRILDSAELEEIVDELQRILNIGPDGFKPGDKRPVVFRDLNAAGYEKEDRIIRTSQNPVWQIINIWEASEIFRRLLYHPFIVKAVSLLTSHPDLMVWHDQIQYKPPKHGGATHWHQDAPAWPTISPLTPVSAWIPMDDADEENGCMWMVPGSHRWGPQSEFLRTKRDLNGLQEFRELEGFKPPKGSPIQTINAQPWPVKAGEVSFHHSVTWHGSPMNPSSRPRRAIAIHYMTGEARFNAKGDHLMKEFIQLEDGELMANAGKHFPVVCRNGNPLDFGSGDCGSD
- the aspS gene encoding Aspartate--tRNA ligase — translated: MNRSHHCCELTKEDAGISASLIGWINSIRDHGGILFIDLRDREGLTQVVIDPSDSKFTEVINDLKPESVIEVSGTVKLRSEDTVNLKLKTGSVELEAEKLSIHNSSKTPPFPVNDEKTDNVNEDLRLTYRYLDLRRPGSLNFLKKRHLSYKVVRDFMDDNKFIEIETPLLFKSTPEGAREFLVPSRFNPGKFYALSQSPQQFKQLLMVAGVERYYQIVKCFRDENLRSDRQPEFTQIDIELSFIDREDLYALVEGLLKRLWKDVLDVEIGTPFPRLSYREAMNRFGIDKPDTRFGLELVDLSDIFNDCEFKVFSSAIQSGGVVKAINAKGLADITQGELKETEDAAKSLGAKGLAFIKVENGEWKSPILKFFSEEEKSALNERLKVDDGDIIFFAATTWDRACTIMGRIRLECAQLLSKRGILKFPPGKFNFLWVTDFPLMLYDEEMGGYASAHHPFTAPVPEDVPLLDSDPLNVRGQHYDVVLNGVELGGGSIRIHQSDVQRKVFEDVLEIPADVVENRFGYLLRSFQYGAPPHGGIAIGFDRLVAILCGRESIRDVIAFPKTQKGQCLVTETPSSVNSGQLNELHIELSELVEDAVGND
- the xseB gene encoding Exodeoxyribonuclease 7 small subunit; this translates as MSGKENKDQSFEEALANLESIIDSMEKGETPLGELVEKFEEGTKLLKTCQKQIKDAELRIEILKEETNETNIDKFELDPEQ